The following coding sequences lie in one Numida meleagris isolate 19003 breed g44 Domestic line chromosome Z, NumMel1.0, whole genome shotgun sequence genomic window:
- the TSTD2 gene encoding thiosulfate sulfurtransferase/rhodanese-like domain-containing protein 2 produces the protein MAPGEAQCGSGAVSRGSAGPQAAAARKQCASARRKAFSLFVKAKEVPAAYPGGGAAVWWRCCRQTFRERRGIHRHVGTQHGRDVEQQATGLGLAGRVVSAEGAGGQACRELCEALPDTSGLRSEELTSKVGEVLLYYCYCEVKDPEKLCAWQKALCQHLHLTGKVRVASEGINGTVGGSKVATNLYIEVMLAQPLFKDILCRDDFKSSAGGAHCFPDLRVGVFKEIVPLGIDPKEVSYKETGIHLTPQEFHREVEHFLSQSSQGQSDTILLDCRNFYESKIGHFQGCLAPDIRKFSYFPSYVDENLTLFKNKRVLMYCTGGIRCERGSAYLRSKAVCKEVYQLKGGIHKYLEEFPDGFYRGKLFVFDDRYAISSNEDVISACRYCGTLWDQYKLCSSQHCRQLVLTCLSCRKKGLTACCPVCQEKELQVTSGASGQALKEECECTQRRPRVPIEHISQGTRDTGKD, from the exons ATGGCGCCGGGCGAGGCGCAGTGCGGGTCTGGGGCTGTGTCTCGGGGTAGTGCTGGGCCTCAGGCGGCCGCCGCCAGGAAGCAGTGTGCCTCCGCCCGCAGGAAG GCGTTCTCCCTGTTCGTCAAGGCGAAGGAGGTGCCGGCCGCCTAcccgggcggcggggcggccgtGTGGTGGAGGTGCTGCCGGCAGACGTTCCGCGAGCGCCGCGGCATCCACCGGCACGTTGGTACGCAGCACGGCAGAGACGTCGAGCAGCAGGCGACCGGGCTCGGGCTTGCTGGCAGGGTGGTGTCCGCTGAGGGAGCGGGAGGACAGGCCTGCAGAGAGCTCTGCGAGGCGCTCCCCGACACCAGCGGTCTCCGTAGTGAGGAGCTGACCAG CAAGGTGGGAGAAGTACTTCTGTATTACTGCTACTGTGAGGTGAAGGATCCAGAGAAACTCTGTGCTTGGCAAAAGGCTCTGTGCCAGCATCTGCATCTCACTGGCAAG GTACGAGTTGCTTCAGAAGGAATTAATGGAACAGTTGGTGGAAGCAAAGTAGCTACCAACCTCTACATTGAAGTTATGCTTGCTCAGCCTCTGTTCAAAGACATTTTGTGTCGAGACGATTTCAAG AGTAGTGCAGGAGGAGCTCACTGTTTTCCGGATCTTCGAGTTGGAGTATTCAAAGAAATTGTACCACTGGGCATTGATCCAAAAGAAGTCTCTTATAAAGAAACTG GAATCCATTTAACCCCTCAGGAATTTCACAGAGAAGTAGaacattttctgtctcagtCCAGTCAAGGACAAAGCGATACCATCTTGCTGGACTGCAGGAACTTCTATGAAAGTAAAATA GGACACTTCCAGGGCTGTCTGGCTCCAGATATCAGGAAGTTCAGCTATTTTCCCAGCTATGTTGATGAAAACCTGACGCTGTTTAAAAACAAGCGTGTCCTGATGTACTGCACAGGAGGCATTCGTTGTGAAAGAGGCTCTGCTTACCTGCGGAGCAAG GCAGTGTGCAAAGAGGTCTACCAGCTAAAAGGTGGAATTCACAAGTACTTGGAGGAATTTCCAGATGGATTCTACAGAGGGAAGCTGTTTGTATTTGATGATCGTTATGCCATTTCTTCCAATGAAGATGTCATCTCAG CATGCAGATACTGTGGGACGCTGTGGGACCAGTATAAACTTTGTTCCAGCCAGCACTGCCGGCAGCTCGTCCTGACATGTCTGAGTTGTCGCAAGAAAGGTCTTACAGCTTGCTGTCCTGTTTGTCAAGAGAAAGAGCTTCAGGTGACCTCAGGGGCTTCAGGACAGGCACTGAAGGAGGAATGTGAATGTACACAGAGACGGCCAAGGGTGCCCATTGAACATATCTCACAAGGGACACGGGACACAGGGAAAGATTAA